The following are from one region of the Cetobacterium somerae genome:
- a CDS encoding ABC transporter permease — protein MLFEFFIAKKHIFEHKKQSFIGIIGIAIGIIVLTVSIGISNGLNKNMIDSILSLSSHVTVIGNENLKNYDSLENTFEKYPEVKGVIPKVSSQGIVKYNGILGTYVSGVKLDGLDLKKAIPALNLESKIKRGSIDLSNKKGVLIGEELLNRIGGNIGDPISIISANNKELQLEIMGTFQSGYYDYDLSMIILPLQTAQYITERDGTISSIDLILKNPYDADKISNKIYFDTGLYNRTWGSLNQNLLKALTLEKTVMIIGFSLIVIIAGFVVWVILNTMVREKIRYIGIMRSVGISHSSIIKIFLIQGIILGLTGIIFGVAISLFLLWYIKTYSLPGISSIYYLTKVPIELSLKELLTIVGANILLIFLSSVFPAYRAGKLKIVEALRHD, from the coding sequence ATGTTATTTGAATTTTTTATAGCTAAAAAACATATTTTTGAACATAAGAAACAAAGTTTTATTGGTATTATAGGTATCGCTATTGGTATTATCGTTCTTACTGTATCTATTGGTATTTCAAATGGATTAAATAAAAATATGATTGATAGTATTCTTTCTCTATCTAGTCATGTTACTGTTATTGGTAATGAAAACTTAAAAAATTATGATTCTTTAGAAAATACATTTGAAAAATATCCAGAAGTTAAAGGAGTAATTCCTAAAGTTTCTAGTCAAGGAATTGTTAAATATAATGGAATTTTAGGAACTTATGTTTCTGGAGTTAAGTTAGATGGATTAGATTTAAAAAAAGCTATTCCTGCTCTTAATTTAGAAAGTAAAATTAAAAGAGGAAGTATTGATTTATCAAATAAAAAAGGTGTTTTAATTGGAGAAGAACTTTTAAATAGAATTGGTGGGAATATTGGAGATCCTATTAGTATAATTTCTGCAAATAATAAGGAATTACAGTTAGAAATAATGGGAACTTTTCAAAGTGGATACTACGATTATGATTTATCAATGATTATTTTACCTCTTCAAACTGCCCAGTATATAACAGAAAGAGATGGAACAATTAGTTCAATCGATTTAATTTTAAAAAATCCATATGATGCTGATAAAATTTCTAATAAAATTTATTTTGATACAGGTCTTTATAATAGAACTTGGGGAAGTCTAAATCAGAATCTTTTAAAAGCTCTTACTCTTGAAAAAACAGTAATGATTATAGGTTTCTCATTAATTGTTATTATAGCTGGTTTTGTAGTTTGGGTAATTTTAAATACAATGGTAAGAGAAAAAATTAGATATATAGGAATTATGAGATCAGTCGGAATATCTCATAGCTCTATTATTAAAATATTTTTAATACAAGGAATAATATTAGGTTTAACTGGAATTATTTTTGGAGTTGCTATATCTTTATTTTTACTTTGGTATATTAAAACATACTCTCTTCCAGGTATATCTTCCATATATTATTTAACAAAAGTTCCAATAGAGTTATCGTTAAAAGAGTTACTAACTATTGTAGGAGCTAATATATTATTAATATTCTTATCTAGTGTATTTCCTGCATATAGAGCTGGAAAATTAAAAATTGTGGAGGCTTTAAGACATGACTAA